One segment of Natronosalvus halobius DNA contains the following:
- a CDS encoding branched-chain amino acid transaminase: MGFDEMDVDTIWMDGEFVDWEDAQIHVLTHGLHYGTGVFEGARCYDTENGPALFRWEEHVDRLFQSCKPYEMEIGHSHEELTEATKELIRRQDLSSCYIRPLVYYGYKSLGVSPQDCPTKTTIAVWPWGAYLGEDAIENGIDVKVSSWRKHASSQIPTNAKTTGLYVNSLLAGEEARRNGFAEAIVLNKEGNVAEGPGENLFLVRDGEIFTPGLSESILDGITRNAVIRIARDLGYTVHDTVSISRGELNTADELFFTGSAAEVTPIKRVDNVTIGEGTRGPITEEIQQKFFDVVERRTDEYEEWFEYVEA; encoded by the coding sequence ATGGGATTTGACGAGATGGACGTCGACACGATCTGGATGGACGGCGAGTTCGTCGACTGGGAGGACGCGCAGATCCACGTCCTCACGCACGGACTCCACTACGGGACCGGCGTCTTCGAGGGGGCGCGCTGTTACGACACCGAGAACGGACCCGCGCTCTTTCGCTGGGAGGAACACGTCGACCGCCTCTTTCAGTCCTGTAAGCCCTACGAGATGGAAATCGGTCACTCCCACGAGGAACTGACGGAGGCAACCAAGGAACTCATCCGCCGCCAGGACCTCTCGTCGTGTTACATCCGCCCGCTCGTCTACTACGGCTACAAGAGTCTCGGCGTCAGCCCCCAGGACTGTCCGACGAAGACCACCATCGCCGTCTGGCCCTGGGGCGCCTACCTTGGCGAGGACGCCATCGAGAACGGCATCGACGTCAAAGTTTCGTCCTGGCGCAAGCACGCCTCGAGCCAGATTCCGACGAACGCCAAGACGACGGGATTGTACGTCAACAGCTTACTAGCCGGGGAAGAGGCCCGCCGCAACGGGTTCGCCGAAGCCATCGTCCTCAACAAGGAGGGCAACGTCGCAGAGGGCCCCGGAGAGAACCTCTTCCTCGTGCGCGACGGCGAAATCTTCACGCCCGGCCTCTCCGAGTCGATCCTCGACGGGATCACCCGCAACGCGGTCATTCGAATCGCCCGCGACCTGGGCTACACCGTCCACGATACCGTCTCCATCTCCCGAGGCGAACTCAACACGGCCGACGAACTCTTCTTCACTGGCTCCGCCGCGGAGGTAACCCCGATCAAGCGCGTCGACAACGTCACGATCGGCGAGGGAACCCGCGGGCCGATCACCGAGGAGATCCAGCAGAAATTCTTCGACGTCGTCGAGCGCCGGACCGACGAGTACGAGGAGTGGTTCGAATACGTCGAAGCGTAG
- a CDS encoding HAD family hydrolase, with amino-acid sequence MAYDAVVFDNDGVLTTPTSYEALTRAMTLAFERHGIDDPVQDDLETLISPTIDELEAVTDRYGLETESLWAARERAAIEVQREELLDGNKTLYDDVTTLETVDVPMAIVSNNQHETIENIVAHFELEAFDPYYGREPTVDGIRRKKPTPYYLERAIDDLACSNPLYVGDSWVDVAVAEALEIDSAFIRRSHRENYAFTDFGYDGEPTHEITSLEALTELEPPS; translated from the coding sequence ATGGCATACGACGCAGTCGTCTTCGACAACGACGGTGTGTTGACGACTCCGACAAGCTACGAGGCGCTGACACGAGCGATGACCCTCGCGTTCGAACGCCACGGCATCGACGACCCCGTCCAGGACGACCTTGAGACCCTGATCTCCCCGACGATCGACGAACTCGAGGCCGTCACTGATCGGTACGGCCTCGAGACGGAGTCACTCTGGGCGGCCCGCGAACGGGCGGCGATCGAAGTCCAGCGCGAGGAACTCCTGGACGGGAACAAGACGCTCTACGACGACGTGACGACACTCGAAACCGTCGACGTCCCAATGGCTATCGTGAGCAACAACCAGCACGAGACCATCGAGAATATCGTCGCCCACTTCGAACTCGAAGCCTTCGACCCGTACTACGGCCGCGAGCCGACCGTCGACGGCATCAGACGAAAGAAGCCCACGCCGTACTACCTCGAGCGAGCGATCGACGACCTGGCGTGTTCGAACCCGCTGTACGTCGGCGACAGCTGGGTCGATGTCGCGGTCGCGGAGGCCCTCGAGATCGACTCGGCGTTCATCCGTCGGTCCCACCGTGAGAACTACGCGTTCACAGACTTCGGCTACGACGGCGAGCCTACCCACGAGATCACGTCCCTCGAGGCGCTGACGGAGCTCGAGCCGCCATCCTGA
- a CDS encoding DUF6735 family protein: MGHRALVAYRRPDRLYDLRYSHWGGDELSVFESLSVDAPLAGGRIDSDLLADSVALDSVLTDYLDPCGYEALILVSPEYEIRAYRVCWLEWGDGREQGRGALVAVEPGERDFAVRTWFRATKTVLADVVEMGVLSRRAAQSYLETRIAEDENGYFYTYGDADGVGVDDGPADAFDAFLGSEGLE, encoded by the coding sequence ATGGGGCATAGAGCGCTCGTCGCCTACCGACGCCCCGACCGACTCTACGACCTCCGGTACAGCCACTGGGGCGGCGACGAACTCAGCGTCTTCGAGTCCCTCTCCGTCGACGCACCGCTCGCAGGTGGACGAATCGACTCCGACCTCCTCGCTGACTCCGTCGCCCTGGACAGCGTCCTCACCGACTACCTCGATCCCTGTGGATACGAGGCGCTGATTCTGGTGTCTCCCGAGTACGAGATTCGCGCCTACCGCGTCTGCTGGCTCGAGTGGGGCGACGGCCGCGAACAGGGTCGAGGCGCGCTCGTCGCCGTCGAACCTGGGGAACGCGACTTCGCTGTCCGGACCTGGTTTCGCGCCACGAAGACCGTCCTGGCCGACGTCGTCGAGATGGGCGTCCTCTCGCGGCGGGCCGCCCAGTCGTACCTCGAGACCCGGATCGCCGAGGACGAGAACGGCTACTTCTACACGTACGGTGACGCTGACGGCGTCGGTGTGGACGACGGACCGGCGGATGCATTCGACGCGTTTCTCGGGAGCGAGGGGCTCGAGTGA
- a CDS encoding Dyp-type peroxidase — protein sequence MTRSSRTISRRSFVRSAVAIGGASALSACLDRESGDADAPPRGADTDELEALPERQHAWTAAQRTDKHGNPLVPEHHVALHLAYVGDGPTDEEREQVETAFETLERAYARSNEGLLFTVGYGPAYFDRFDETLTEHVDLPEPTALAPIETPEFDSYDAMVHLASDRGSVVLSAEEALTGELQSINGVDVETTVEGILEVEERRTGFTGAGLPAKNQDGVRGIPDSEPVSEDAPMFMGFKSGFKKNQATEDRVTIQEGPFAEGTTTHLSRIRLSLDQWYEQDSRTIRERKMFCPAHADEGKIEGAGDNLGDSSQLGNCPADTLEDAREYGTVGHSQKSARARENDEPIILRRDFNSTDADEAGLHFLSHQRRIQDFVKTREAMNGTDVAEQSAIGARTNNGILQYMTVRRRANYLVPPRRHRSLPTPQPE from the coding sequence ATGACGCGTTCGTCGCGCACGATTTCGCGCCGGTCCTTCGTCCGCAGTGCCGTCGCCATCGGCGGCGCGAGCGCCCTCTCCGCCTGCCTCGATCGAGAGAGCGGAGATGCGGACGCCCCGCCTCGAGGCGCCGACACCGACGAACTCGAGGCTCTCCCCGAGCGCCAGCACGCCTGGACGGCCGCCCAGCGGACCGACAAGCACGGCAACCCGCTCGTCCCCGAACACCACGTCGCTCTCCACCTCGCATACGTCGGCGACGGTCCGACCGACGAGGAGCGCGAACAAGTGGAGACGGCGTTCGAAACCCTCGAGCGAGCGTACGCCCGGAGCAACGAGGGCTTGCTGTTCACCGTCGGCTACGGCCCCGCCTACTTCGACCGGTTCGATGAGACCCTCACCGAGCACGTCGACCTCCCCGAACCGACGGCGCTCGCGCCCATCGAAACGCCCGAGTTCGACAGCTACGACGCCATGGTCCACCTCGCCAGCGACCGCGGGTCGGTCGTGTTGAGCGCCGAGGAGGCACTCACCGGCGAACTCCAGTCGATCAACGGCGTCGACGTCGAAACCACAGTCGAGGGCATCCTCGAGGTCGAGGAACGCCGAACCGGGTTCACAGGCGCCGGATTACCCGCGAAGAACCAGGATGGCGTTCGCGGAATTCCCGACAGCGAACCCGTCTCCGAGGACGCCCCGATGTTCATGGGCTTCAAATCCGGATTCAAGAAGAACCAGGCCACCGAGGACCGTGTGACGATCCAGGAGGGACCGTTCGCCGAGGGAACCACGACCCACCTCTCTCGCATTCGTCTCTCGCTCGACCAGTGGTACGAACAGGACAGTCGAACGATTCGCGAACGGAAGATGTTCTGCCCGGCCCACGCCGACGAGGGGAAAATCGAGGGCGCGGGCGACAATCTCGGCGACTCGAGTCAACTTGGCAACTGCCCAGCGGACACGCTTGAGGACGCCCGCGAGTACGGGACCGTAGGCCACTCCCAGAAGTCGGCGCGTGCCCGCGAGAACGACGAACCGATCATCCTTCGCCGGGACTTCAATTCGACGGACGCCGACGAGGCGGGGCTTCACTTCCTCTCCCACCAGCGTCGCATCCAGGACTTCGTAAAAACACGCGAGGCGATGAACGGGACCGACGTCGCCGAGCAGTCCGCGATCGGCGCGCGGACGAACAACGGCATCCTCCAGTACATGACCGTTCGACGTCGGGCGAACTACCTGGTTCCGCCGCGACGGCACCGGTCGTTGCCGACGCCGCAACCCGAGTAG
- a CDS encoding SRPBCC domain-containing protein, giving the protein MEQLEVFETIDAPPETVWQVLLEFDAYPEWNPFLRSVEGLPVEGERLMIRVRLPGGRSRTIWTRVLTVETNRRLVWLGRLGVPFAFDGYHEFHLEPIDGGRRTQLLQRETFRGALVPVLFHRRRIERGFRAMNRGLKERAEHRVRATA; this is encoded by the coding sequence ATGGAACAACTCGAGGTGTTCGAGACGATCGACGCTCCACCGGAGACCGTCTGGCAGGTCCTTCTCGAGTTCGACGCCTATCCCGAGTGGAACCCGTTTCTCCGCTCCGTCGAGGGACTCCCCGTCGAAGGGGAGCGGCTGATGATTCGCGTCCGGTTGCCGGGTGGTCGAAGCCGGACGATCTGGACCAGGGTTCTCACCGTCGAGACGAACCGTCGGCTCGTCTGGCTCGGTCGGCTGGGAGTTCCGTTCGCCTTCGACGGCTACCACGAATTCCACCTCGAGCCGATCGACGGCGGGCGACGAACGCAGCTGCTCCAGCGGGAGACGTTTCGAGGAGCGCTGGTTCCAGTGCTGTTTCACCGGCGTCGAATCGAACGAGGTTTTCGTGCGATGAACCGGGGACTCAAGGAGCGAGCGGAGCACCGGGTTCGGGCGACCGCCTGA